From Penaeus monodon isolate SGIC_2016 chromosome 6, NSTDA_Pmon_1, whole genome shotgun sequence, the proteins below share one genomic window:
- the LOC119574185 gene encoding DNA damage-regulated autophagy modulator protein 2-like isoform X2 yields the protein MGSSYLYLLPLFVFVLFPATFIITYTISVLLHHTEPEFPYISDTGTYSPESCIFGQALNIGAFAILVTIYVRFRQIAELYRNHSSSSNIVRLNRVGLLIGSLAALGISIVANFQETNVFFVHISGALMAFGLGTGYLWVQAMCSYQTHPLVNSLAMAHVRLILAVVAAVFFVTGCICASIAHAQFKGDDPTKWYPKDGGWAFHVASTVSEWVCAGAFNIFMLTLVDEFKCISMDPPQVYVSVETLAPTQYSGIGEPDQATDDVQAILSQSYIT from the exons ATGGGGTCATCGTATCTGTACTTGTTGCCTCTCTTTGTGTTTGTCCTCTTCCCTGCAACCTTCATAATAAC CTACACAATATCAGTTCTGCTACACCACACTGAGCCAGAATTTCCGTACATTAGTGACACGGGGACGTATTCTCCAGAGAGCTGTATTTTTGGCCAAGCTCTCAACATTGGGGCTTTTGCAA TTCTTGTGACCATCTATGTCCGATTTCGGCAAATAGCTGAGTTATACCGCAACCACTCCTCGTCATCTAACATCGTGAGACTCAACAGAGTGGGACTTCTAATAGGCTCCCTGGCTGCTCTTGGCATATCCATAGTTGCCAACTTCCAAGAAACAAATGTGTTCTTTGTACACATTTCAGGAGCCCTGATGGCTTTTGGTCTGGGCACTGGGTATCTCTGGGTGCAG GCAATGTGTTCGTACCAGACTCATCCGCTTGTCAACAGCCTTGCTATGGCCCATGTGCGGCTGATCTTAGCCGTTGTAGCTGCAGTGTTCTTTGTGACAGGTTGCATCTGTGCCAGTATTGCTCATGCGCAATTCAAAG GCGATGACCCAACCAAGTGGTACCCCAAGGATGGTGGATGGGCTTTCCATGTCGCAAGCACAGTCTCAGAGTGGGTTTGTGCTGGAGCATTTAACATTTTCATGCTGACGCTAGTGGATGAGTTTAAGTGCATCTCCATGGATCCTCCACAA GTCTATGTATCTGTTGAAACACTGGCACCAACACAATACAGTGGCATTGGGGAGCCTGATCAAGCAACTGATGACGTGCAGGCAATCCTGTCGCAGTCCTACATAACCTGA